Proteins from a genomic interval of Cyanobium sp. AMD-g:
- the psb34 gene encoding photosystem II assembly protein Psb34 — MQVTEEDGGKLNAFAKEPRMVLQEQGETSGANRILLIGGLVLVAVMVAVAAGIS, encoded by the coding sequence ATGCAGGTCACCGAAGAAGACGGCGGCAAGCTGAATGCCTTTGCCAAAGAGCCCCGCATGGTGCTCCAGGAGCAGGGGGAGACCAGCGGCGCCAACCGGATTCTGCTGATCGGCGGCCTCGTGCTGGTGGCCGTGATGGTGGCCGTGGCGGCCGGCATCAGCTGA
- a CDS encoding tetratricopeptide repeat protein, whose amino-acid sequence MNDLLPQAYLLGLIALLGVAAVVVARQILRVRQDELAMARLGGNDKAGGTPRDVTTLYELASVQLRKRLYAEAQVNLKQALKLADAENAPAEARALMENALGFTLAAQNNYAAAVRHYRAALRAKADYPVAINNLAFALEKQSKPDEARTLYERVLQLEATNKTARKRLSILERRTGQEAGGKAS is encoded by the coding sequence ATGAACGACCTGCTGCCCCAGGCCTACCTGCTGGGACTGATCGCCCTGCTGGGCGTGGCGGCCGTCGTGGTCGCCCGCCAGATCCTCCGGGTTCGCCAAGACGAACTCGCCATGGCCCGGCTGGGGGGCAACGACAAGGCCGGCGGCACCCCCAGGGATGTGACCACCCTGTACGAGCTGGCGTCCGTACAGCTGCGCAAGCGCCTCTATGCCGAGGCGCAGGTGAACCTCAAGCAAGCGCTGAAGCTGGCGGACGCCGAAAACGCCCCCGCCGAAGCTCGGGCGCTGATGGAGAACGCCCTCGGCTTCACCCTCGCGGCCCAGAACAATTACGCCGCTGCCGTGCGGCACTACCGGGCCGCCCTCAGGGCCAAGGCTGACTATCCGGTGGCGATCAACAACCTGGCTTTCGCCTTGGAGAAGCAGTCGAAGCCGGACGAAGCCAGGACCCTCTATGAGCGGGTGCTGCAGCTGGAAGCCACCAACAAGACGGCCCGTAAACGGCTCTCGATCCTTGAACGCCGCACCGGCCAGGAGGCCGGCGGCAAAGCCTCCTGA
- a CDS encoding thiazole synthase, whose product MTAIAPPDDSHDDLVIAGRRFRSRLMTGTGKYPSLEAMQASLEASGCEIVTVAVRRVQSGAPGHGGLMEAIDWSRIWMLPNTAGCATAEEAVRVARLGRELARLAGQEDNNFVKLEVIPDSRHLLPDPFGTLEAAEQLVKEGFAVLPYINADPLLAKRLEEAGCATVMPLGSPIGSGQGIRNAANIALIIESAGIPVVVDAGLGVPSEAAQAMEMGADALLINSAIALAGDPAAMARAMALATEAGRTALLAGRLPQRADARASSPLEGRVTNH is encoded by the coding sequence TTGACCGCCATCGCCCCCCCTGATGACTCCCACGACGATCTGGTGATCGCCGGCCGCCGCTTCCGCAGCCGTCTGATGACCGGCACCGGCAAGTACCCAAGCCTGGAGGCCATGCAGGCCAGCCTGGAGGCCAGCGGCTGCGAGATCGTCACCGTGGCAGTCCGGCGGGTCCAGAGCGGTGCCCCGGGCCACGGCGGGCTGATGGAGGCGATCGACTGGAGCCGGATCTGGATGCTGCCCAACACGGCCGGCTGCGCCACCGCCGAGGAGGCGGTGCGGGTGGCCCGGCTGGGCCGGGAGCTGGCACGGCTGGCGGGCCAGGAGGACAACAACTTCGTGAAGCTGGAGGTGATCCCCGATTCCCGCCACCTGCTGCCCGACCCCTTCGGCACCCTCGAGGCCGCCGAACAGCTGGTGAAAGAGGGTTTTGCCGTGTTGCCCTACATCAATGCCGATCCCCTGCTGGCCAAGCGGCTGGAGGAGGCAGGGTGCGCCACGGTGATGCCGCTGGGATCGCCGATCGGCTCGGGCCAGGGCATCCGCAACGCCGCCAACATCGCCCTGATCATCGAAAGCGCCGGCATCCCGGTGGTGGTGGATGCGGGCCTCGGGGTGCCCAGCGAAGCCGCCCAGGCGATGGAGATGGGCGCCGACGCCCTGTTGATCAACAGCGCCATCGCCCTGGCGGGAGATCCGGCGGCGATGGCGAGGGCGATGGCCCTGGCCACCGAAGCCGGCCGCACCGCCCTGCTGGCGGGGCGACTGCCCCAGCGGGCCGACGCCAGGGCCAGTTCACCGCTGGAGGGTCGTGTGACGAACCATTGA
- the rplT gene encoding 50S ribosomal protein L20 has protein sequence MARVKRGNVARKRRNKILRLARGFQGSNGSLFRTANQRVMKALCNAYRDRRRRKRDFRRLWIARINAAARMNGLSYSKLIGGLKRADVRLNRKMLAQLAVADPTSFTAVATAAGH, from the coding sequence ATGGCCCGCGTCAAGAGGGGCAACGTCGCCCGCAAACGCCGCAACAAGATCCTTCGTCTCGCCCGCGGCTTCCAGGGGAGCAACGGCAGCCTGTTCCGCACCGCCAACCAGCGGGTCATGAAGGCCCTCTGCAACGCCTACCGCGACCGTCGCCGCCGCAAGCGTGACTTCCGCCGCCTCTGGATCGCCAGGATCAACGCCGCCGCCCGCATGAACGGCCTCAGCTACAGCAAGCTGATCGGCGGCCTCAAGCGGGCCGACGTGCGCCTCAACCGCAAGATGCTGGCCCAGCTGGCTGTCGCCGATCCCACCAGCTTCACCGCCGTGGCCACCGCGGCAGGCCACTGA